The following coding sequences lie in one Nakaseomyces glabratus chromosome I, complete sequence genomic window:
- the YKU70 gene encoding ATP-dependent DNA helicase YKU70 (CAGL0I02662g~Putative component of the telomeric Ku complex, involved in maintenance of telomere length and nonhomologous end joining (NHEJ) DNA repair; required for silencing at MTL3) — translation MSELDFPDIDSNIFDEDSGKEDGEVNKQASFKRFEIHEGIMFCIELSEHMFEVQDELDGKSQIEVILTSLSELMELLIVTRPSTAIGCYFYNCEREDSKESIFEFIPLVDLNVQWMKKVNDLLEDVSNQRITFKEYLNYNIDQNKKLNIPILLEKLFSLILETFNRNIEGQKEFNSKKVFLFTDNDLPNVESQQRSIDVLKGILKDIDDNMINFTNFFISKKDKPFNPAFYSKVLRNDRDYNSLGSQAYFGPSTKPIGVNDIKERIFQRKEIRRVVFQCPLVLDEGTNFVISIKGYSIFNHEKGSVRYKLVYENQEIRKEAFSKRKFINPKTGEDVSKQTVKIIPYGEKEIEMEDKNIANALNVYGNTSASLTVIGFLNEDNSLVFYNNIDKTLFITPDENVIEGSFTAFASLFRTLKKLKKVGVVWGSTKSNSSPSLYLLWPSKDDDNNQGFYLTKVPFIDEIRKYPTLSNININEEWEEYKNVKELTQGIISHFNLKSGYHAEEFRNPALNRHYKLLHDYLLQVEIPQDDNDIRDRYLREDDTLLKITKIRERIMKDTTIDDVEKRRLSKYLEVWNIYYRKFKEDTNQTSSSLLKSEKKPKLNL, via the coding sequence ATGTCAGAGTTGGATTTCCCTGATATTGATAGTAACATCTTCGATGAGGACAGTGGTAAAGAGGACGGAGAGGTGAATAAACAGGCCAGCTTCAAGAGATTTGAGATCCACGAAGGGATTATGTTCTGTATTGAACTTTCGGAACATATGTTCGAGGTACAAGATGAGCTTGATGGAAAGAGTCAGATCGAAGTCATATTGACATCCTTAAGTGAGCTTATGGAGTTACTTATTGTCACAAGGCCAAGCACTGCCATTGGGTGctatttttataattgtGAAAGAGAAGATAGCAAAGAATCCATTTTTGAGTTTATTCCACTAGTCGATCTCAATGTGCAatggatgaagaaggtcAATGATCTTTTAGAAGACGTTTCCAATCAACGTATAACATTCAAAGAATATCTCAACTACAATATTGATCAGAATAAGAAACTAAACATTCCAATTCTACTAGAGAAACTGTTCTCACTGATATTGGAAACATTTAATAGGAACATAGAAGGACAGAAAGAGTTTAATTCCAAAAAGGTTTTCTTATTTACAGATAACGATTTACCTAATGTAGAATCCCAGCAACGCAGCATAGATGTACTAAAGGGAATTCtgaaagatattgatgataacATGATAAACTTTACAAACTTTTTCATTAGCAAGAAGGACAAACCTTTTAATCCAGCATTTTATTCCAAGGTTCTAAGAAATGACAGAGATTACAATTCACTGGGCTCACAAGCATATTTCGGACCAAGCACAAAACCGATAGGTGTGAATgatatcaaagaaagaatttttcaaaggAAAGAGATAAGAAGGGTTGTCTTTCAATGTCCATTAGTGTTAGACGAAGGAACAAACTTTGTTATATCTATAAAAGGTTATTCAATTTTCAACCATGAAAAAGGATCAGTCAGATACAAACTAGTATATGAAAACCAGGAAATAAGGAAAGAagcattttcaaaaagaaaatttataaatcCAAAAACCGGCGAAGACGTTTCCAAGCAAACTGTAAAAATTATTCCATAtggagaaaaagaaatcgaAATGGAGGACAAAAACATTGCAAACGCTCTAAATGTTTATGGTAATACCTCAGCCAGTTTAACCGTAATCGGCTTTCTCAATGAGGACAATAGTCTTGTATTttacaataatattgataaaactTTGTTTATTACACCAGATGAAAACGTTATTGAAGGTTCTTTTACTGCATTTGCGTCTCTATTTAGAACActaaagaaactgaaaaaagtTGGGGTAGTATGGGGCAGTACAAAAAGTAATTCTAGTCCTTCCTTATATCTTTTATGGCCATctaaagatgatgataataatcAAGGGTTTTATCTAACAAAAGTTCCTTTTATTGATGAGATTAGGAAATACCCAACATTatcaaatatcaatatAAATGAAGAATGGGAGGAATACAAGAACGTCAAAGAACTAACACAAGGTATAATAAGTCACTTCAACCTTAAATCAGGATATCATGCAGAAGAGTTTAGAAATCCTGCGTTAAATAGGCACTATAAACTCTTGCATGACTACTTATTACAAGTAGAAATTCCACAGGACGATAACGACATCAGAGATAGATATTTGAGAGAAGACGATACCTTACTTAAAATAACCAAAATAAGAGAACGTATCATGAAAGACACTACGATAGATGATGTCGAAAAGAGAAGGCTTTCGAAATATTTGGAAGTTTGGAACATATACTATCGCAAATTCAAAGAGGATACTAACCAGACCTCTTCAAGTCTGCTGAAGTCTGAAAAAAAGCCTAAACTAAACTTATGA
- the NGL2 gene encoding RNA exonuclease (CAGL0I02684g~Ortholog(s) have endoribonuclease activity, role in rRNA processing and cytosol, nucleus localization): protein MTQEEVVHVAENPAAVNAVKEVKKSKGKKKGKGKPSPEEIARIRAEREAMREAKRQEMLERGVDPDCPPELQFIRRNMLKLHEEEPVEGLKIKIMSYNCLAQALIRRKLFPDSGEALKWYRRSRVLLNEFKHYDPDVLCLQEIDYIQYQSFWKEEFQKLGYSSQFHRKPSKNHGVCIIWKHEKFEMSDRMLIDFDSEKSGDIEPRTTTNNAALILALKFTQKVKMMGKKLLDDKSGILVGTTHLFWHPFGTYERTRQCYVVLNKMKEFMHRVNVLQNNNDGDMSHWYPFFCGDFNSQPFDSPYLSMTCKPIKYDSRAKTVIECSTSFKFSKKRESGEDAEDEEGGNIEKFGKDQPQTPVPEKFVANDEQTKLVSQMEELHNSLDMRAVSLYSVAYHKVHPENSGLDNERGEPEISNWAHTWRGLLDYMFMIRNWEFDDRTEIDTLEDFENSNNIKIRGLLRMPPGSEMSTHGQPHVGEYPSDHLCLLSEVELR, encoded by the coding sequence ATGACTCAAGAAGAGGTAGTACATGTTGCTGAGAACCCAGCCGCTGTAAATGCAGTAAAGGAGgtcaagaaatcaaaaggTAAGAAGAAGGGTAAGGGTAAGCCTTCTCCTGAGGAGATAGCAAGGATTAGGGCAGAAAGAGAAGCCATGCGTGAAGCTAAACGTCAGGAAATGTTGGAGCGTGGTGTCGACCCGGACTGTCCACCTGAGTTGCAGTTcataagaagaaatatgCTGAAGTTGCatgaagaagaaccagTTGAAGGcttgaaaatcaaaattatgAGCTATAACTGTCTTGCCCAAGCCTTAATACGTCGGAAATTGTTCCCAGATAGTGGTGAAGCGTTGAAATGGTATCGTAGATCTAGGGTGTTACTCAATGAATTCAAGCATTATGACCCCGATGTTCTCTGCTTGCAAGAAATTGATTACATACAATATCAGTCATTTTGGAAAGaggaatttcaaaaattgggTTATTCATCTCAATTCCACAGGAAACCTAGTAAGAATCATGGTGTTTGCATAATATGGAAGCACGAAAAATTTGAGATGTCTGACCGAATGTTGATAGACTTTGACTCTGAGAAGTCTGGTGATATTGAACCCCGTACTACAACTAACAATGCAGCTTTGATTTTGGCATTGAAATTTACACAAAAAGTGAAGATGATGGGCAAGAAATTGCTAGATGATAAGTCAGGTATCTTGGTTGGTACAACACATTTATTTTGGCATCCGTTTGGTACCTATGAAAGAACCAGACAGTGTTATGTGGTACTGAATAAGATGAAAGAATTCATGCACAGGGTAAACGTCCTTCAGAATAATAATGATGGTGACATGTCCCATTGGTATCCGTTTTTCTGCGGTGATTTCAACTCACAACCATTTGATTCACCTTACTTGTCGATGACTTGCAAGCCAATAAAGTATGATTCAAGAGCTAAAACTGTTATTGAGTGTAGCACTTCTTTCAAGTTCTctaaaaaaagagagagTGGAGAAGACgctgaagatgaagaaggtggAAATATCGAAAAATTTGGTAAGGATCAACCACAAACACCTGTACCAGAGAAATTTGTCGCAAATGATGAACAAACAAAGCTAGTTTCTCAAATGGAAGAACTGCATAATTCCTTGGATATGAGAGCTGTATCATTGTATTCTGTTGCGTATCATAAGGTTCATCCAGAAAACTCGGGTTTAGATAATGAAAGAGGCGAACCTGAAATTTCAAACTGGGCACATACATGGCGTGGCTTACTGGATTATATGTTCATGATTAGAAACTGGGAATTTGATGATAGGACAGAGATAGATACGTTGGAAGACTTTGAAAATtctaataatatcaaaattagaGGTCTTCTAAGAATGCCTCCGGGATCTGAAATGAGCACTCATGGCCAGCCACATGTAGGTGAATATCCAAGTGATCATTTGTGTCTTCTGTCCGAGGTCGAACTTAGATGA
- the MRPL33 gene encoding mitochondrial 54S ribosomal protein uL30m (CAGL0I02706g~Ortholog(s) have structural constituent of ribosome activity and mitochondrial large ribosomal subunit localization), with protein MAYYKVTLVRSLIGTPEATRNIVKAIGLGKRGSVVYRKVSPSMAGSLAKIKELISVDVTKSRLTKQQQRELRKTNPGFTVEKQEDGLLE; from the coding sequence ATGGCATATTACAAAGTTACACTAGTCAGGTCACTAATAGGTACACCAGAGGCTACTAGAAATATAGTCAAAGCCATAGGCTTGGGCAAGCGTGGCTCAGTAGTTTACAGAAAAGTAAGTCCCTCTATGGCAGGTTCGCTTGCTAAGATCAAAGAACTGATATCTGTTGATGTGACCAAGAGTAGATTGACCAAGCAGCAGCAAAGGGAATTAAGAAAGACGAACCCTGGCTTTACAGTCGAGAAACAAGAAGACGGTCTACTTGAATAA
- the COX23 gene encoding Cox23p (CAGL0I02728g~Ortholog(s) have role in mitochondrial respiratory chain complex assembly and mitochondrion localization): MAADEDIIKDGNYDPHVQTDKDKVDYAPKGVDTTEYRYYPDNPESTLNKYRFAMKDHSQYYDPCQESAKMSFKCLELNDYDRDQCKEYFDAYRECKKQWLEARRKDRTNWS; the protein is encoded by the coding sequence ATGGCTGCTGATGAAGACATTATTAAGGATGGGAACTATGACCCACATGTGCAAACCGACAAAGACAAGGTTGATTATGCACCAAAAGGCGTTGATACAACAGAATATAGGTATTATCCTGATAATCCAGAGTCTACACTGAATAAGTACAGATTTGCAATGAAAGATCACAGTCAATACTATGATCCTTGTCAGGAGTCTGCCAAGATGAGTTTTAAGTGCCTTGAGCTAAACGACTATGATAGGGACCAATGCAAAGAATACTTTGATGCTTACCGTGAATGTAAGAAGCAGTGGCTAGAAGCACGTAGAAAGGACAGAACAAATTGGAGTTGA
- the BZZ1 gene encoding Bzz1p (CAGL0I02750g~Ortholog(s) have enzyme activator activity, role in actin nucleation, endocytosis, response to salt stress and actin cortical patch, cell division site, cell tip, cellular bud neck, mating projection tip, plasma membrane localization) — MSLSIGNEIKDGFKETYDWVHQNIKWLKDTEQFYRERAKLEREYSEKLSKLCGEFLNRKSNISVTLSVGEKPATTPGSLEAASVVAWNEILSQTENIAKDHMQLAHELDGEIGGQLSGLNSKLDITLNKIQGFNTEMVEKKDGIFNEMEKAKKNYDDACSSMEATRNKHTKNPSEKNKRKVQEKETAMNNAKNEYLIKVNQANRTKDKYYFQDVPECLDLLQGLNESKVLFLNDIWKRASSLEKSFTERVNKRLDASDSVVVQNKPSLNTAMFIKHNVKQWREPPDFQFKPSPVWHDDEKFCVPSQLEANALVVKLAQSESEYLKYNDLAQGELSQLSALNKKKQEMASNEDNIKGNEFFEILKSYLALISPFTSHETLKLQAEVQIESIQNNVPEEYDLTTTHIDTSKKKKGIFSKLKENLLNPEARPSSHGQSSTVSSHSPRINILGNNRNRSGTTASTMSATSSRTDGMQSVASPTREQSNKNRVLYAYAEQDTDEVSVSVGDSFTVITADDGSGWTKITNTTTGKSGLVPSSYIEIREEASHSSRGPPPAAPPSRRTTLPVRTITAQYEYTSQGDDELSLAVGDVVTVLKGDDGSGWTYGELNGHKGLVPTSYCT; from the coding sequence ATGAGTCTGTCGATTGGTAACGAGATCAAAGATGGGTTCAAAGAGACCTATGATTGGGTGCATCAGAATATCAAGTGGTTGAAGGACACCGAGCAGTTCTATCGTGAGAGAGCAAAGCTGGAGAGGGAGTACAGTGAGAAGCTATCAAAGCTTTGTGGGGAATTTTTGAACCGCAAGAGTAACATCAGTGTTACCTTATCTGTTGGTGAGAAGCCAGCGACGACACCAGGGTCCCTGGAGGCTGCAAGTGTAGTGGCATGGAATGAGATTCTATCGCAGACAGAAAATATCGCCAAGGATCATATGCAACTGGCCCACGAGTTGGACGGTGAAATTGGTGGTCAATTGTCTGGTTTAAACTCCAAACTGGACATTACATTGAATAAGATTCAAGGGTTCAACACTGAAATGGTAGAAAAGAAGGACGGTATCTTTAACGAGATGGAGAAAGCTAAGAAGAACTATGATGATGCATGTAGTAGCATGGAGGCCACAAGGAACAAGCATACCAAAAACCCAAGTGAGAAAAATAAGAGAAAAGTACAAGAGAAGGAGACAGCAATGAATAATGCCAAGAATGAGTACTTGATAAAAGTTAATCAGGCGAATAGAACTAAGgataaatattatttcCAAGATGTTCCTGAATGTCTTGATCTGCTGCAAGGTTTAAACGAGTCTAaggtattatttttgaatgatATTTGGAAGAGGGCTAGTTCTTTGGAGAAATCATTTACTGAAAGAGTTAACAAAAGATTGGATGCATCAGATAGTGTGGTAGTTCAAAATAAACCTTCCTTGAATACAGCAATGTTTATAAAGCATAATGTTAAGCAATGGCGCGAACCTCCTGATTTCCAATTTAAACCCTCCCCAGTGTGGCATGATGACGAGAAATTCTGTGTACCATCACAATTAGAGGCGAATGCTTTGGTAGTTAAACTAGCACAGTCCGAAAGTGAATATCTAAAATACAATGATCTGGCACAAGGAGAGCTATCGCAATTATCAGCAttgaataagaaaaaacaagaaatggCTTCCAATGAAGATAATATAAAAGGGAACgagttctttgaaattctaAAAAGCTACTTAGCTCTAATTTCACCATTCACTTCACATGAAACATTGAAATTACAAGCAGAAGTCCAGATCGAAAGTATACAAAATAATGTTCCTGAAGAGTACGATCTAACTACTACACATATCGATACAtccaagaaaaagaaaggtatATTCAGTaaactgaaagaaaacTTACTAAACCCTGAAGCAAGGCCATCTTCTCATGGCCAAAGTTCTACTGTAAGCTCACATTCTCCCAGAATTAACATTCTTGGGAACAATAGAAACCGTAGTGGGACTACCGCTTCGACAATGTCTGCAACGTCATCTCGGACTGATGGTATGCAGAGCGTAGCATCGCCTACAAGAGAGCAATCTAATAAAAACAGAGTCTTATATGCGTATGCCGAACAGGACACAGATGAAGTGTCCGTCAGTGTTGGTGATTCCTTTACTGTTATCACAGCAGATGATGGATCTGGGTGGACTAAAATTACCAACACTACTACTGGTAAATCTGGTTTAGTACCATCTAGCTATATCGAAATACGTGAGGAAGCTTCTCACTCCTCGAGAGGCCCTCCACCAGCGGCTCCTCCTTCAAGAAGAACCACTCTTCCTGTAAGAACAATAACTGCACAATACGAATACACTTCACAAGGAGATGATGAACTAAGTTTGGCAGTTGGGGATGTTGTAACAGTATTAAAAGGTGACGATGGAAGTGGTTGGACGTACGGTGAGTTAAATGGACACAAGGGACTTGTACCGACAAGTTACTGTACTTAA
- the TRS33 gene encoding Trs33p (CAGL0I02772g~Ortholog(s) have role in ER to Golgi vesicle-mediated transport, cellular protein complex assembly, cellular protein complex localization, positive regulation of macroautophagy, protein localization to pre-autophagosomal structure), with protein MERREPTEHQSAQQQAQLFEKSLPKVNQLAFNMLLNELVPLSMAVENDIHDMAVKDSNAEDVTVEVLAGDVDKKVVLKDDDTEEEKEQAPKYKIGEQSHKLIQQIYNLDDEYRSNSVAERIQNVGFQIGSKLCELLVFSNNPTISFRDMDLLAVMKFVCRDVWKQVYGKQIDNLKTNHRGTFYLLDYDYKPIQTFALDLDPEQQEKELKLVEPFLEIPVGIIKGVLSSLGFPKDEVICVTSFVDRPDDRPRSLFPKGVSFHVQVNRR; from the coding sequence ATGGAGAGACGTGAGCCTACTGAACACCAAAGTGCCCAGCAGCAGGCGCAACTGTTTGAGAAGTCCCTACCAAAAGTGAACCAATTGGCTTTCAATATGCTGCTGAATGAGCTCGTTCCTTTATCGATGGCAGTTGAGAACGATATACATGATATGGCTGTGAAGGATAGCAATGCGGAGGATGTTACAGTTGAAGTGCTTGCTGGAGATGTTGATAAGAAGGTAGTTTTAAAGGATGATGATacagaagaggaaaaagAACAGGCTCCAAAGTATAAGATTGGTGAGCAAAGCCATAAACTCATACAGCAGATATATAACTTGGATGATGAGTATCGGAGCAATAGTGTAGCGGAGAGGATACAGAACGTCGGATTTCAAATAGGCTCGAAGCTATGCGAGTTGTTAGTATTTAGCAACAACCCCACTATATCATTCAGGGACATGGATCTTCTGGCAGTAATGAAATTTGTGTGTCGAGATGTATGGAAGCAAGTATACGGTAAGCAGATAGATAATTTAAAAACCAACCATAGAGGCACTTTTTACCTATTGGATTACGACTATAAACCTATACAGACATTTGCTCTCGATCTTGATCCAGAACAGCAGgaaaaagaattaaaattaGTAGAGCCTTTCTTAGAGATCCCTGTTGGTATAATAAAAGGTGTTCTGTCTTCGTTGGGATTTCCAAAGGATGAAGTTATATGTGTGACATCTTTTGTGGATAGACCGGATGATCGTCCCAGAAGTTTATTTCCAAAAGGTGTCAGTTTTCATGTACAAGTTAATAGACGTTAA
- the CIM1 gene encoding mitochondrial HMG-box protein CIM1 (CAGL0I02794g~Ortholog of S. cerevisiae : YOR114W and Saccharomyces cerevisiae S288C : YOR114W), with translation MRFTLHLYARPSSILVSCKKAFKKSAQKDIGTVFNYYYNMQVKKFGNTTLMRFNNSFKRYIRSEWDNLSATKKRLYYAMFFEQHNLSPSELTSYELARCLEIEKPAASEYLMFRNRFKSKFDRLWRQNSEVNMKLIFQSGSIANNYHEFSSCRAKRSIQHIDPNRDYILRFKEMCKECRRIWNTKVGEEEKKTIHEHWLNAQQEFKNTLDIEIEVIKLNLEKLANAKRVGNSQAVSDHGNAMTLLMMKTSNG, from the coding sequence ATGAGGTTTACGCTACACCTTTATGCAAGGCCATCCTCGATTTTAGTGAGTTGCAAGAAGGCCTTCAAGAAGAGTGCACAGAAGGATATTGGTACAGTCTTCAACTACTATTACAACATGCAGGTCAAGAAATTTGGGAACACAACTTTGATGCGGTTCAATAACAGCTTCAAGAGGTATATTAGGTCTGAATGGGACAACTTGTCTGCAACGAAGAAGAGATTGTATTATGCTATGTTCTTTGAGCAGCACAATCTATCACCATCTGAGCTCACCTCATATGAGCTTGCCAGATGTTTGGAGATTGAAAAACCTGCTGCTAGTGAATACCTAATGTTCAGGAATAGATTCAAGTCTAAATTTGATAGATTGTGGCGACAAAACTCAGAAGTTAATATGAAGCTTATATTCCAAAGTGGGAGTATAGCAAATAATTACCATGAATTCAGCTCATGCAGAGCTAAAAGGTCAATACAACATATTGACCCCAACAGAGACTACATATTGCGCTTTAAAGAAATGTGTAAAGAGTGTAGACGGATATGGAATACCAAAGTTGGAGAAGAGGAGAAGAAAACTATTCATGAACATTGGCTGAATGCTCAGCAAGAGTTTAAAAACACACTAGACATCGAAATTGAGGTAATAAAACTAAACCTTGAGAAACTAGCAAATGCCAAGAGGGTAGGCAATTCACAAGCTGTCTCTGACCATGGCAATGCTATGACAttgttgatgatgaagacatCTAATGGTTGA